In Candidatus Eisenbacteria bacterium, a single window of DNA contains:
- a CDS encoding VWA domain-containing protein translates to MRFVHPEILWLLGLMPFFIGGLILIERRRRARLRRFAGEGGMDRLLRHLDPWGEIRRGCLAVIATVLLILAAARPQVPAGKVPVTRSGRDVAIVLDVSTSMLAEDLPSGRLAYARRVLKSCLDRMSGDRVGLVAFAGEAYVQCPLTLDRTALYIFLDALSTDLVGQPGTALAAALRKGMEVVGDQDDRTRVILLLSDAEDHQGEVENVLTELRNSGIRVVAVGMGSPEGEPIPIPAGDGRTEHKRDTEGRIVMTRLNETLLGEFAKETGGFYVRATGSGAEVDVLMKYIDALEEGEVEGGIRIIYRDRYGELVVPALILLILRILLGIRRQGKRHHKKGSRALNSVAKASLILLCLATGLIADEGTSDDPLKLYEEGRMDEAQSRLQELRQDHPKDPRIPYNLGNVAYRAQDYPTAVTQFDGASSLSGGNAAIQARSLYNRGCAQYRSGDMEGAVESFRAGLLLDPGDEDAKVNLEFLLRQMDQQQQQQQQQQQQEPSENGASDPSQEGAPPDSSSQRDPSQQDQQQDQQQNQQQDQQQDQQQNQQQQPPESEDEKKDSAESQNQQEEPKGAEPTPSEILQQDIGRLLESLALQEKTIQAERMKARLKSVTVAKDW, encoded by the coding sequence ATGAGATTCGTCCATCCGGAAATCCTCTGGCTCCTCGGTTTGATGCCGTTCTTTATCGGTGGGCTGATTTTGATCGAGCGCCGGCGGCGGGCGCGTCTCCGCCGCTTCGCCGGGGAAGGGGGGATGGACCGCCTCCTTCGCCATCTCGATCCTTGGGGTGAAATTCGGCGCGGTTGTCTCGCCGTCATCGCCACCGTGCTGTTGATCCTTGCGGCGGCGCGGCCCCAGGTTCCCGCCGGAAAGGTTCCCGTCACCCGCAGCGGCCGCGATGTGGCCATTGTCCTGGATGTCTCCACCAGCATGCTGGCGGAGGATCTTCCCTCCGGGCGGCTCGCCTATGCGCGCCGCGTCCTGAAATCCTGCCTTGATCGCATGTCGGGAGACCGGGTCGGATTGGTGGCCTTCGCCGGCGAAGCTTATGTGCAATGTCCTCTCACTCTGGATCGTACGGCCTTGTACATATTTCTCGATGCTCTCAGCACCGATTTGGTGGGGCAGCCGGGCACGGCCTTGGCCGCGGCGCTCCGCAAGGGCATGGAGGTTGTGGGTGATCAGGACGACCGGACGCGGGTTATCCTGCTCCTGTCCGATGCGGAAGATCATCAGGGGGAAGTCGAAAACGTTTTAACCGAATTAAGGAACAGCGGCATACGGGTCGTCGCCGTGGGAATGGGCTCCCCGGAGGGTGAGCCGATCCCGATCCCCGCCGGCGATGGCCGGACGGAGCACAAGCGTGATACTGAAGGCCGCATCGTGATGACGCGCCTTAATGAAACGCTCCTGGGGGAGTTTGCCAAAGAGACGGGGGGCTTTTATGTTCGGGCTACGGGCAGCGGCGCGGAGGTCGATGTTCTCATGAAGTATATCGACGCATTGGAAGAGGGTGAGGTGGAAGGAGGAATTCGGATCATTTATCGCGATCGATACGGCGAGCTTGTTGTTCCGGCCCTGATACTCCTCATTCTGAGAATCCTTCTGGGCATCCGGCGCCAGGGCAAAAGACATCACAAAAAAGGGAGCCGCGCCCTGAATTCGGTGGCAAAAGCCTCCCTGATTCTGTTGTGCCTCGCGACGGGACTTATCGCTGATGAGGGCACGAGTGACGATCCCCTCAAGCTCTACGAAGAGGGCCGGATGGATGAAGCCCAGTCCCGCTTGCAAGAACTGAGACAGGATCATCCCAAGGATCCGCGGATCCCCTATAACCTCGGGAATGTGGCCTATCGGGCGCAGGATTACCCGACGGCAGTGACGCAGTTTGACGGCGCCTCCAGCCTGTCGGGGGGGAATGCCGCGATTCAGGCGCGATCACTCTACAATCGAGGATGCGCCCAATACCGCTCCGGGGATATGGAGGGAGCGGTGGAGTCATTCCGGGCGGGGCTTCTGCTCGATCCGGGAGATGAAGATGCCAAGGTGAATTTGGAATTCCTGTTGCGCCAAATGGATCAGCAACAGCAGCAACAGCAGCAACAGCAGCAGCAGGAGCCATCCGAGAACGGGGCGTCCGATCCATCACAAGAAGGCGCCCCGCCCGATTCCTCCTCGCAGAGAGATCCGTCGCAGCAGGACCAGCAACAGGACCAGCAGCAGAATCAGCAACAGGACCAGCAACAGGACCAGCAGCAGAATCAGCAACAACAGCCTCCCGAATCTGAGGACGAAAAGAAGGACTCGGCGGAGTCTCAAAATCAGCAAGAGGAGCCGAAGGGAGCAGAGCCCACACCCTCGGAGATCCTCCAGCAGGATATCGGGCGTCTTCTTGAAAGCCTGGCCCTGCAGGAGAAAACGATCCAGGCTGAG